The DNA region GCGAATCCGCGTCTGCTGCCGAGTGGGCGCACGACGACATCCGCGGGGCGGCAAGAGTGTTGAACTGTGACTGATGGGAACCTAGAACTGCTGGGACTCGCCCTTCTGGCACCGCAGTGCCTGAGGCATCCCGGAGTACGCGAGTCCATCGCGCACGGACCGTTTCGTTGCAGGCGCTAGGAGCGCCGCCACATCGCTTCGCCGTGTTGCTGGCGAAGCAGGCACCTTGGGCTGTCCGTCCCAGGTTGCCGGGAATCGCGGGTGACGCGACTCCACTCGGAATGCTATTGGGAGACTACGCGCCCCTCAGGAAGGTCGCAAGGGGTAAGGCTGTCATAACGGAAGAGGGCTATGGCGCCAGGCGATAGCGCCCCGTCCCAGCAACGGACTTCTTCACCTTGCCGCCCGGCCGAACGACACGGCGCACTTCCACGCGCGCCCCGGTGAGGTCATGCAGGAAGGCGAGTGCGTTCAACTGCTTCGGGTCAATCCGGTCCTTGTGCTTGCACTCGATGAACCGCCACTCGCGGGTTTTTGGGTTGAAGCACACGAGGTCCGGGTTGCGCATCTCCTGCTTCGCGTTCAGGCGTCGGTAGTAATCGGGCGGCAATCGATGGCCGGAGTCATGGAACAGGGCGAGCGCCTGGGCGGTGACGCGTGCCTGACGCTCGGAGCCGACGATGCCTCCGTTCCTGGGGAAGAACTGTACGCCGGTCCAGCACGTAAAGCCCTCGTCGATCATGGCCATAGCGACCGTCGCTTCAGGCCAGCCGTATTCGGGCTGGTCTCCCCAAAGCACGATGAACTTCCGCTCTTCGGGGTCTGCGAGTCTCTTCCAGGCGCCCAGGATCTCGGCGTCGGTCCTCCCGCGCTCGTGCCACTCTGTGCAGCACGCGATCCAGAATTCCCGAGTCTGCAACTCTGAGTAAGGATGCGCGACCAGCGGGATGTCGTGCTGTCCGCTACCAGGCCCCTCATCGCGCCACGAGGGCGGCGTCCACCTGTCATCCGTCATGCCGTCACCCACTCCGCCGAGAGGGTCTCGGCTTGCTCTAGCACCGTCTTCACCGCCGCGTCCTGCTTGTCCGGGGGATACCCGTACTTGCGGAGCACCCGCTTCACCAGCACGCGGAGGTTCGCGCGGACGTTCTCGCGCAGCGTCCAGTCGATGGTGACGTTCTTCCGCAGGATGTCGGTCAGCTCCCGCGCGATGGTCTTCAGCGCGTCGTCGCCCATCACCTGCACCGCGCTGTCGCTCGTGCCCAGGGCGTCGTAGAACGCCACCTCGTCGTCGTTCAGCCCGAGCTGCTCTCCCCGCGCGGTCGCCTCGCGCATCTCCTTGGCCAGGCGGATCAGTTCCTCGATCACTTCGGCGGTGTGGATGGCCCGGTTCTGGTACTTACGAATCGCCGCCTCCAGCATGTCGGCGAAGGAGCGGCCCATCACCACGTTGCGCTTGCCTCGCGTCTTGATTTCCCCGGCCAGGAGCTTCCGCAGTAGCTCCACGGCAACGTTCTTGTGCGGCATCTTGCGCACATCCGCGAGGAACTCATCGGAGAGGATGGAGATGTCCGGCTTCTTCAATCCCGCGGCCTGGAAGATGTCCACGACCTGGTCGGCCACCAGCGCCTGGGAGACGATCTGGCGCACGGCGGAGTCGAGTTCCTCGTCGGACTTCTGCTCGCCCTTGACCTTCTTGAGGATGACGGCGCGGACGG from Luteitalea sp. TBR-22 includes:
- a CDS encoding VRR-NUC domain-containing protein gives rise to the protein MTDDRWTPPSWRDEGPGSGQHDIPLVAHPYSELQTREFWIACCTEWHERGRTDAEILGAWKRLADPEERKFIVLWGDQPEYGWPEATVAMAMIDEGFTCWTGVQFFPRNGGIVGSERQARVTAQALALFHDSGHRLPPDYYRRLNAKQEMRNPDLVCFNPKTREWRFIECKHKDRIDPKQLNALAFLHDLTGARVEVRRVVRPGGKVKKSVAGTGRYRLAP